A genomic segment from Nicotiana tabacum cultivar K326 chromosome 7, ASM71507v2, whole genome shotgun sequence encodes:
- the LOC142162324 gene encoding uncharacterized protein LOC142162324, whose translation MQIDNQHTIQQSFFSPSAMINNNEDEVNMELLPITSHRIEEIDESSCAYQKSRKRVRRKVKESPPCKILRHDALPEEVRVRSIFENKQNMTKFFCSLEINQKVEFTVVRSCSKRYELKYIVDKCGWNVRATRIKNSTLFRVIKYHNIHECSVDARKSDQKHATSNFISEQIIEYVRDKKIEVTPAFVENEMKKKFGIDIGYHKAWRVIQKAVACIRGTPEENYQILPSYLHMMVAKNPGTYTSIKRDVQNRFAYLFFAPAASVAGWSYCRPVIAVDAMFLKSKYRGVLFVVVSKDANNQIFPLCFGVADSENNEAYIWFFGEMRKKIQVRRELVFLSDRNQSIANGIRKVFPEAHHGICLYHFEKNLKQIHAKAMVINLFQSAARSYKREDFNQLMSQLKSIDKKTYNYIMEEPPERWARSWFPR comes from the exons ATGCAAATTGACAACCAACACACAATCCAACAAAGCTTTTTTTCACCTTCTGCAATGATAAACAACAATGAAGATGAAGTAAACATGGAGCTTTTACCGATAACATCACatagaattgaagaaattgaTGAAAGTTCTTGTGCTTAtcagaaatcaagaaaaagagtgAGGAGAAAGGTGAAAGAATCTCCACCATGTAAAATACTTAGGCACGATGCGTTGCCTGAGGAAGTAAGAGTtagatcaatctttgagaacaaacAAAACATGACTAAATTTTTCTGCAGCTTGGAGATAAATCAAAAAGTTGAATTCACTGTAGTTAGATCATGTTCCAAGAGATACGAGCTGAAATACATCGTGGACAAATGTGGTTGGAATGTACGTGCTACCAGAATAAAAAATTCCACACTGTTCAGGGTGATAAAATATCATAACATCCATGAATGCTCCGTTGATGCAAGAAAATCAGATCAGAAGCATGCTAcatcaaattttataagtgaaCAAATTATAGAATATGTTCGAGATAAAAAGATAGAGGTTACACCAGCGTTtgtagaaaatgaaatgaaaaagaaatttggaattgaCATTGGTTACCACAAGGCATGGCGTGTTATTCAAAAAGCTGTTGCTTGCATAAGGGGAACACCTGAAGAGAACTACCAGATTCTTCCTTCATACCTACACATGATGGTGGCCAAAAACCCAGGAACATACACAAGCATAAAAAGAGATGTGCAGAATAG ATTTGCTTACTTGTTCTTCGCTCCTGCGGCATCAGTAGCTGGTTGGTCCTACTGTAGACCCGTTATTGCAGTAGATGCAATGTTTTTGAAGTCAAAATATCGTGGTGTTCTATTTGTTGTTGTATCAAAGGATGCAAACAATCAAATCTTTCCTCTATGTTTTGGTGTAGCAGATTCAGAAAACAATGAGGCATACATTTGGTTCTTCGGggaaatgagaaaaaaaattcaagtccGTCGTGAACTGGTTTTCTTGTCAGATAGAAACCAATCGATCGCAAATGGTATTAGAAAAGTTTTTCCTGAAGCTCACCATGGTATCTGCCTCTATCACTttgagaaaaatttaaagcaaaTACATGCAAAAGCCATggtaataaatctttttcaaagtgcTGCAAGGTCATACAAACGTGAAGATTTTAATCAGTTAATGTCCCAACTCAAAAGTATTGACAAGAAAACATACAATTACATAATGGAAGAGCCTCCCGAGAGATGGGCTCGATCGTGGTTCCCACGGTGA
- the LOC107817046 gene encoding GDP-mannose 3,5-epimerase 1 — MGSSGGMDYGAYTYENLEREPYWPTEKLRISITGAGGFIASHIARRLKSEGHYIIASDWKKNEHMTEDMFCHEFHLVDLRVMDNCLKVTKDVDHVFNLAADMGGMGFIQSNHSVIFYNNTMISFNMMEAARINGVKRFFYASSACIYPEFKQLETNVSLKESDAWPAEPQDAYGLEKLATEELCKHYNKDFGIECRIGRFHNIYGPFGTWKGGREKAPAAFCRKAQTAVDKFEMWGDGLQTRSFTFIDECVEGVLRLTKSDFREPVNIGSDEMVSMNEMAEMVLSFEDKKLPIHHIPGPEGVRGRNSDNTLIKEKLGWAPTMRLKDGLRITYFWIKEQIEKEKSQGVNIANYGSSKVVGTQAPVELGSLRAADGKE; from the exons ATGGGAAGCTCAGGTGGCATGGACTATGGTGCTTACACCTATGAGAATCTTGAGAGGGAACCTTACTGGCCAACTGAGAAGCTTCGTATTTCCATTACTGGGGCTGGAGGATTTATTGCTTCCCACATTGCTCGTCGTTTGAAGAGCGAGGGCCACTACATAATTGCCTCCGATTGGAAGAAGAATGAGCACATGACAGAAGATATGTTCTGTCATGAGTTTCACCTTGTGGATCTTAGGGTTATGGATAATTGCTTGAAGGTTACAAAAGACGTTGACCATGTCTTCAACCTTGCCGCTGATATGGGTGGCATGGGCTTCATTCAGTCTAACCATTCTGTTATTTTCTATAACAACACTATGATCAGCTTCAACATGATGGAAGCTGCTAGGATTAATGGTGTCAAAAG GTTCTTCTATGCATCTAGCGCTTGCATTTACCCCGAGTTCAAACAGCTTGAAACTAATGTGAGCCTTAAAGAATCTGATGCATGGCCAGCAGAG CCCCAAGATGCTTACGGCTTGGAGAAGCTTGCGACTGAAGAATTGTGCAAGCATTACAACAAGGATTTTGGAATTGAATGTCGTATTGGAAGGTTCCATAACATCTATGGTCCATTTGGAACTTGGAAAG GTGGAAGGGAAAAAGCTCCTGCCGCTTTTTGTAGAAAAGCCCAAACTGCAGTAGATAAGTTTGAAATGTGGGGAGATGGACTTCAAACACGTTCATTCACCTTCATTGATGAGTGTGTTGAAGGGGTTCTCAG ATTGACAAAGTCCGACTTCCGGGAGCCAGTGAACATTGGAAGTGATGAGATGGTGAGCATGAATGAGATGGCTGAGATGGTTCTTAGCTTTGAGGACAAGAAGCTTCCCATCCACCACATTCCTGGCCCAGAAGGTGTCCGTGGTCGCAACTCAGACAACACCCTTATAAAAGAGAAGCTTGGTTGGGCTCCGACAATGAGATTAAAG GATGGTTTGAGAATTACATACTTCTGGATCAAGGAGCAGATCGAGAAAGAGAAATCTCAAGGAGTTAATATTGCAAACTATGGATCGTCTAAGGTGGTGGGCACTCAAGCTCCAGTTGAACTCGGTTCCCTTCGTGCTGCTGATGGAAAGGAATAA